Below is a window of Quercus robur chromosome 6, dhQueRobu3.1, whole genome shotgun sequence DNA.
atgtgatCCCATGCTAGATTTGTTGTTGTAGCTTTAGGCTAGTTTGTggtcaaactttgtcctttatGAATGTgctttgaattttaaatttaattttaattattttatttgtaatatgtGTTGACAGGACACCAATATCAGAAGAGTTTGCAGGAGGTTACCCATCAGATGAGGAGTGGCATGGTTACATAAATAAAAACGACAGGGTACTTCTTAaggtatatattttttatttcctataTATTAAGTATTAACATTGTAGCCatgagccttgtagctcaattggtgCCTCGGATGATTTCAACGAAGACATCCAATTCAGGGAATCCtgactattgaattatcaacaaaaaaaaaaaaaaaaaagtattgacatTGTATGTTTGTCATTAATTTACTCTAATAAcattataatttgtaatttgattttgatgaCCCTAAGTTTGTACTTTTGGAAAATATACACGTTTTGGTCCCTCAAGTTAGAGTCAAGTTTTATTTTAGATcctaaaatatgaaatttaaatatttagttctcaaaaaattgtaaattacaaagCTAGTCCTTCTATAAATTTGCCATTATAATTCTTGCTTATATGAAAACTTTTGGCAATTCCACGTGACACTCTGTTATAACAGCGTTGTTATGGAAGGACTAACTTGGCATGTTTACTATTTTTTGAGGATTAGAAAATAACTATTCAATATAAAGGCTATAAAATAGATCCTGACTCAAATTGTAGGGACCAATCATATACTTTCaccttcttctttgttttcaagaaaaaaaattatatatgatgcGGAAGATGCTAGTTGTGTAAGATGATGATAATGGGAAAACTTGAAATCAATATTGTCACAAAGCTTCAAGATAACTATAAAAAGATGAATAATTTCAAGAAATCAATATGAGATTTGATTGCTGCAAAGTATTTTTGATGGAGGCAAATGGACTAATAAACGAATGCAAGTTAAGTGTAGAAATCCAAAgtacaaatttcaatttttggaaGTTGaggaaattcatttttttcctttcattcttGCTATGTTTTTAGGACATTATAGCCCTATATTTCACTTAGATGTGAGTTTTTTAGAACTTGCTAAATTTTAGATGCCACCTCATTGTTCATATTTAGGGCACCAAgaaaaatatttgtatatattccCATGCAAAATGCTAGGGATGTGATATCTTTTCTGTCAAGCTATTTACTTCcactttttttgtaattttccttttcattcaaTATTTCAGGTCATACGCTACTCGTCACCTACATCTGCTGGTGCTGAGTGCATTGATCCTGATTGTACTTGGGTAGAACAATGGTAACTATCTATCCTTAACTCTCTTTTAGATGATTGTGAAAATTCAGAGTATGCGTTTGGTGGCAATGATTAGAAAATTCTTTAAACATTCAATGTTGCTTtcagaaaaatatatgatattGTTGATGTACTAGTATAACCTAGAGTGAATGGCGATCTATAGAGGCTTGccaatgataaattttttgtggACATACAGCAGTAGTGATGATGGGTGGTGGTTTGGCTCTCATGGCCTAGAAGTTCGCAAAACGCAAAGACATTATGAGAAAGATGGGAGAGTTACATAAATGTGTAGGTTTTAACTGGGATCAAGCTAGGATAAAGTTTCAAGAAggctcctttttcttttcttggtgaGTCATGGAGTAATTACCTGTCTTTGCTGTCAATAGGCAATCATGGAGGGGTATTATGGCCTAGAGAGGCAATGCAAAgggattttagtttttttcagATGATTCCATGATCAAGAATATAGGTTGCCTTGAGAATTTTCTAAAGAAGTcaatgagctatagctcaaATAACACTTCCTCTTCCCACAAGAACGGGTGAAGGGTGAGAGCATGGGTTTAAAAGCCATTGAATGAGTGTGtaatttatctataaaaaaagtTACCATAACTTGTGGCTTTGATTCGACCAACCATTTCTTGGAATTTGCACAAGAAAATGTACTCTTGGATTTCTGTTGAGATATGTGTGATTCCATAGAGTCTCTAGGGAGTGGTTGTTCCCACAGTTAAAGTTGGATTTTCTCTCTGAAGGAGTTGCAACACACTGACTTGGCATTTCTGTAATTATTATGCTGACTGATAACAGTTTGATACATATCCAGTAGTTTCTacaatttgtaaatttaaacTCATTCTAGAAAGAACAAAATATAAGCAAAGCATGTTGAGAAAAGTTTCCTGCAAATGAGCTTTCATCAGTATTGAAAAGAAGTGAAATGTCGCATGTAGtcatattttaactttttacaaAACTCTCTCAGGAAATTgacatgtgtgtgtgtttggtttaTGCAATATCAGATTTCGTTTAAACTATGACTTAATAATGTGATGCATTGGAACTTGGCAGGGTTCATCGTGCTGGGCCTCGGGAGAAAATATACTTCAGACCAGAAGAAGTGAAAGCAGCAATTGTAACTTGTGGGGGGCTCTGCCCTGGTCTCAATGACGTCATCAGACAGGTCATTGTTATGACTCTTTTGTGGCGGTCATTCATTACATTGATTATAGTTTTATCCTCATCAAATTTGCAATCTTATTTGAATAAATTATCATTTATCATTTAGAGTAGTCTCGTACATTGTGGAAATCATGCAGCATCTTAATTTGTATTGTCTGGTCTAGTTTCTGGCATTTCTTTGTACTTCAATTAAAACTTTGCTTGATAGTATCTCTTGAGCTTCACAAATTTCCATGCTTAAAAACAACAACACTAGAattatattgctatatattaaaaattccCTTGAGCATAGTACTGCTCTAAATGAAAACTTGAGTTTAATCTGCATTCTTAGAACCTTCTTGAATGCAATAAACATGCACCCAGTATTTTGAGGCTGTAAGTATGTAACAGCTTACTCTAAATTCTGGCAATGGTGGTGCCAAATATTCATTTGAAGTTacagaaattaaataaataaaaataaaaaataaaaaggaaaaaatcgATTGGTGTATAGCATTTTCAAAATGGATTTCTTTTGAACCCCCATATGGGTATATCTAGTCAGAATgcctaagatttttttttttattataaccACTTAAATCATATTCTGCTGCAGATTGTCATTACCCTTGAAATATATGGTGTAAAAAAGATTGTAGGTATTCCCTTTGGTTATCGTGGATTTTCTGCCAAAGAATTAAATGAAATGCCGGTATGTAATCTCTcctttgtaatattttaaacattaattgtatcataaaaaattttctatgtaTTTGAGATAAATGCATGTTTTAATCTCTGGAACTATGGTTAGAGTTGTAGATTAATTTGTTTAGGTTTTGACTTTGATCATCAGCTATCAAGAAAAGTGGTTCAGAATATCCATCTTTCTGGTGGAAGCTTGTTAGGTGTTTCACGTGGAGGACCTAGCATTAGTGAAATTGTGGACAGTATGGAGGTGCTCATTTAATCTTTCTTAACTGTTTCAAAATTGCATCTTAATTCCTGGAAGTGATAGAAGTCATCTGATTTATATTTTGCATGTTAATGCCAGGAAAGAGGAATCAACATGCTTTTTGTGTTGGGAGGGAACGGCACGCATGCTGGGGCCAATGCAATACATAATGAGGTTATTAAGCCTGTACTTTTGCACTAATTTTGCTCACCATTTGATTTAGTTTTCTCATGCATTGTTAAGATATTCTTTCCAGAATGAAATCTGCACAGAGAAGCTTTTCCAGATGCAAAATATTGCTTCTGAGTTGTTTATCTAGTTCCCATTACAAGTTCATGTTATAAAgtcaattaaataaatgaatgatattaacaaaataaataatgtgaACATACATTTGAATGCAATATACTGTAAAATATCAGTGCTGTCTTCATCTTCAAGGCTAATGGAAATGAGATAATGATGTACTTCTACTTATCCCCCACAAAAAATAATGTACTGCTGTATCAAGAAGATAATAACATCAAGAGCCAATGAGCTCTCGCCTAAGTGGCACCTCCTCCCCTAGTGAAAGCAAGGAGGAGGGTGAGgtcgtgggttcaagacccaatGGATGTGTAACTTACTAATAAACAAATCTTACAGGATGTGCAGTTGTGGCTCCTTCCTGAATTTGTCTTTACAAGTTGCTAGTGCTTGCTCTATTTCCTTCTAGGGGCTTGCCTTTTATCCTTCCTGAGGTCTAAGTTCATATATCTTCTGCTTTCAGTGCCGTACGAGACGGATGAAGGTGGCTGTAGTTGGTGTGCCAAAAACTATCGACAACGATATTCTGCTGATGGATAAaacttttggttttgatactGCTGTTGAAGAAGCACAAAGGGCAATAAATTCTGCATATATAGAGGTACTTCACATGCATTTTAAGTTGCCATTGCATATATTTATGTTTCTCAATTACTGTTTCCTGCTGAATTATTTCCTGGTGTTGATCCACTCATggtgaaatgaaaaagaaattggcCTCAAATCTTGTTTTAGGCACACAGTGCTTATCATGGTGTTGGCATTGTGAAATTGATGGGCCGTAGCAGTGGATTTATAGCTATGCATGCAGCCCTATCGAGTGGACAAATTGACATATGTTTGATTCCTGAGGTACTTTTTTTCAATCAGATTCCTGAGGTACTTATTACTAGTGGTCATTTGGATGCTTATTTTTGTTAGCCATTACTAAAACTGCTTATATGCACATTTAAGGTACCTTTTAATTTGGATGGGCCTCATGGTGTTCTGCGACATCTTAAATACCTAATTGAGACAAAGGGTTCAGCAGTTGTCTGTGTAGCAGAGGGAGCAGGACAGGTAACTTGCATAAGGATTacatatttttggttttaggtTGAATACTATTACTGATCAGGTGATAGTCATTGTGCAGTCCTTTTTTGGCTTCAATAAAAACTATGACGAACCATTTTTGTACATTCCACAACATCGCATAAATGTTATAACTTCTTCCTGATATCTTCCCCCTAAGACagtaaaatttttcattctttgttttttcctgATGCAGGATTTTCTTCAGAAAACTAATGCTAAGGATGCATCTGGAAACGTTGTATTTGGAGATATCGGTGTACACATTCAACAAGAGGTTGGTGGTTGTGTTTTGACTTAATTCATGTGATCTTGATCTCCATGACACTAGAGACAACCGAAGTCAGTGGGTTGATGAACAATGAGATGACTTGACTGAATGTCTAACGTGTTAGATCAGTTGATATGTGTTGCATAGATAAAAATAGATTGCTGTTTGACCTTGTACTTGTCATTTGTCAGAGAGTTAAAAATATGCTATCTTCAAGCCTTCAGGATCTAAGTTCTGTTAGTGTCTTTTGCCAAGACTACATTTTGTGAGTTGACTCCTTTGATGTTATGTGCAGTGCACAAGACCATGTGCTTCTGTACTTTAGCTGGAAATAATTGGTTatcctcccttttttttaattatcagaATTGgagataattttattaattattactgATCGtgtatttt
It encodes the following:
- the LOC126732456 gene encoding ATP-dependent 6-phosphofructokinase 5, chloroplastic, which codes for MGTLSHAITPKLALPGHDFSSSSSSSSYYGLTFPSYLNSRFQGSNSTTRLAKKIRVSAESAKHRPAIDFSDPDWKSKFQNDFETRFNIPHITDVFDDAVSIPSTFCLRMRTPISEEFAGGYPSDEEWHGYINKNDRVLLKVIRYSSPTSAGAECIDPDCTWVEQWVHRAGPREKIYFRPEEVKAAIVTCGGLCPGLNDVIRQIVITLEIYGVKKIVGIPFGYRGFSAKELNEMPLSRKVVQNIHLSGGSLLGVSRGGPSISEIVDSMEERGINMLFVLGGNGTHAGANAIHNECRTRRMKVAVVGVPKTIDNDILLMDKTFGFDTAVEEAQRAINSAYIEAHSAYHGVGIVKLMGRSSGFIAMHAALSSGQIDICLIPEVPFNLDGPHGVLRHLKYLIETKGSAVVCVAEGAGQDFLQKTNAKDASGNVVFGDIGVHIQQEIKKAFKAISVPVDVKYIDPTYMIRACRANASDGILCTVLGQNAVHGAFAGYSGITVGICNTHYVYLPIPEVISYPRLVDPNSRMWHRCLTSTGQPDFI